A single uncultured Methanolobus sp. DNA region contains:
- the radA gene encoding DNA repair and recombination protein RadA: MSEVLLEELDHVGPATAQKLKDAGFTTIEAIAVSSPAELATAAEIGESTASKIILAARQSADIGGFETGDVVLERRKLVGKLTTGCTEFDEMMGGGIDTQAITELYGEFGSGKTQVAHQLAVNVQLPKEQGGLSGSVIIIDTENTFRPERIKQMVDGLSEKYGQEYDPEEFLKHIHVARAYNSNHQILLVDSAMELANELKDSDMPVRLFIVDSLTAHFRAEYIGRGTLADRQQKLNKHLHGLQKCGDLYNASVVVTNQVMSKPDAFFGDPTKPIGGHIVGHTATFRLYLRKSKGDKRIVKLVDSPNLPDGEAIISVTTPGLRDP; the protein is encoded by the coding sequence ATGTCAGAAGTGTTATTGGAAGAACTGGACCATGTGGGTCCGGCGACCGCGCAGAAATTAAAAGATGCTGGTTTTACAACAATTGAAGCAATTGCTGTTTCCTCACCGGCAGAACTCGCAACTGCAGCCGAGATTGGTGAATCCACTGCCTCAAAGATCATCCTTGCAGCCAGACAGTCGGCTGACATTGGTGGATTTGAGACCGGCGATGTTGTTCTGGAACGCAGGAAGCTCGTTGGTAAGCTTACCACGGGTTGTACAGAGTTCGATGAAATGATGGGCGGCGGAATAGACACTCAGGCAATTACTGAACTCTACGGTGAATTCGGTTCCGGTAAGACGCAGGTTGCACACCAGCTTGCTGTCAATGTGCAATTGCCAAAGGAACAGGGTGGACTTAGTGGTTCTGTTATCATTATTGACACAGAGAATACCTTCAGACCTGAAAGGATAAAGCAGATGGTTGACGGTCTGTCCGAAAAATATGGTCAGGAATACGACCCTGAAGAGTTCCTGAAACACATACATGTAGCACGTGCATATAATTCAAATCACCAGATACTGCTTGTAGATTCTGCAATGGAACTGGCAAATGAGTTAAAGGACAGTGACATGCCTGTAAGACTTTTTATTGTGGATTCTCTGACAGCTCACTTCAGGGCAGAATACATAGGAAGAGGAACACTGGCAGACAGACAGCAGAAACTCAATAAACACCTTCACGGTCTTCAGAAATGTGGAGACCTTTACAATGCATCAGTAGTTGTCACAAATCAGGTAATGTCAAAACCGGATGCATTCTTTGGTGATCCGACCAAACCGATTGGTGGACACATCGTAGGCCACACAGCAACTTTCAGGCTTTACCTGCGTAAGTCTAAAGGTGACAAAAGGATTGTCAAACTGGTGGACTCTCCAAACCTTCCTGACGGTGAAGCTATTATCTCTGTAACCACACCAGGTCTTCGTGATCCATGA
- a CDS encoding phosphopantetheine adenylyltransferase: MARVVVGGTFECLHDGHKELIHKAFELAGNNGIVDIGLTSNEMANNRPRHVPDYDVRRKNLLGYIDEISEGQKYTILELNEPFGKTLDVDYNYIVVSPETYPVATKINQLRKEKGMKEIEIVRVEFVLADDKKPISSTRIVHGEIDIHGHLK; the protein is encoded by the coding sequence ATGGCCAGAGTAGTAGTAGGCGGGACTTTTGAATGCCTGCATGACGGACACAAAGAACTTATCCACAAAGCATTCGAACTTGCCGGAAACAATGGAATTGTCGATATAGGACTTACATCCAATGAAATGGCAAACAACCGTCCACGTCACGTTCCCGATTATGATGTAAGAAGGAAGAATCTTCTTGGATACATTGATGAGATTTCAGAAGGCCAGAAATATACGATACTGGAACTCAATGAGCCATTTGGAAAAACACTTGATGTAGACTATAACTACATCGTTGTTTCACCGGAAACATATCCTGTTGCAACGAAGATCAACCAGCTCAGAAAAGAGAAGGGCATGAAGGAGATAGAGATTGTCAGGGTAGAGTTCGTACTTGCAGATGACAAAAAACCCATCTCATCAACAAGAATAGTCCACGGTGAGATAGACATTCACGGCCACCTGAAGTAA
- a CDS encoding TIM barrel protein, producing the protein MKPSRLLFGTAGTPKSSKKRNSISGIERVKELGLGCMELEFVRGVKMGEATAADVREKSQNEGISLSVHGPYYINLNSQEPEKIDASIERIYKSSRIGSLCGARNIVFHPAYYHKDKPEKVYEKVFSLMEQLGSRLDDEGIEVILRPETTGKGTQFGSLQENVRLGAELENVLPCIDFAHLHARSNGAENSYEEFSATLELVEDELGREGLDDMHMHVSGIEYSEKGERNHLNLDDSDFQYAELMRALKDFKVKGLLICESPENDGDAVLLKRTYEGL; encoded by the coding sequence ATGAAGCCGTCCAGACTGCTTTTTGGAACAGCCGGCACGCCTAAGAGTTCCAAAAAGAGAAACAGCATCTCAGGTATCGAAAGAGTGAAGGAGCTTGGACTTGGCTGCATGGAACTTGAATTTGTCCGTGGTGTCAAGATGGGAGAAGCTACTGCGGCTGATGTTCGGGAGAAATCACAGAACGAAGGAATCTCTCTGAGCGTTCACGGACCATATTACATCAATCTGAACTCACAGGAACCTGAAAAAATAGATGCAAGTATCGAAAGGATCTACAAGTCATCAAGAATCGGAAGTCTTTGCGGTGCAAGAAATATCGTGTTCCACCCGGCTTATTATCACAAGGATAAGCCTGAAAAGGTCTATGAGAAGGTTTTTTCGCTGATGGAGCAACTCGGTTCAAGGCTTGATGATGAAGGCATAGAAGTAATACTCAGACCTGAAACCACCGGCAAGGGAACACAATTTGGCAGCCTTCAGGAAAACGTCAGACTTGGAGCAGAGCTTGAGAACGTGCTCCCATGCATTGATTTTGCACACCTGCATGCAAGAAGTAATGGTGCTGAGAACAGCTATGAGGAGTTCTCTGCAACACTTGAACTGGTTGAGGATGAACTGGGCAGGGAAGGACTTGATGATATGCACATGCATGTTTCAGGTATTGAATACAGCGAAAAGGGCGAGAGAAATCATCTTAATCTCGATGATTCGGACTTTCAATATGCAGAACTTATGCGCGCTCTGAAGGACTTTAAGGTAAAGGGTCTGCTGATATGCGAAAGTCCCGAGAATGACGGAGATGCAGTATTATTAAAAAGAACTTACGAGGGCTTGTAG
- a CDS encoding sulfite exporter TauE/SafE family protein, whose amino-acid sequence MDILSIGADGLSSGLNIFIVISAFLLGALHALEPGHGKSIMAVFVMGTDADLKDALLLGLTIVVSHVVVVLALGVASIYLVETLNVDMTHDIMSVVGGIILIVVGAWILRKFFHPHEHAIDTKKGVIAIGLSTGLIPCPAALAVLLFSIANDQVYNGLIYVLIFSAGLALAITTMSVVFVKGKDFIGTYVSSTKINKLPLVSGSVIVVIGIFTLLHPFLEHVAPSLHI is encoded by the coding sequence ATGGATATACTTTCAATTGGAGCAGATGGGCTTTCCTCAGGTCTTAATATTTTTATAGTCATATCTGCCTTCCTTCTTGGTGCACTTCATGCGCTTGAACCGGGTCATGGTAAGTCAATTATGGCAGTTTTTGTCATGGGTACAGATGCAGATCTTAAAGATGCACTTCTTCTTGGGCTGACTATTGTTGTATCTCATGTTGTAGTCGTACTGGCACTGGGAGTTGCATCGATCTATCTGGTAGAAACTTTGAATGTTGACATGACACATGACATCATGAGTGTAGTGGGAGGCATCATTCTCATAGTAGTAGGAGCCTGGATCCTCAGGAAATTCTTCCATCCTCACGAACATGCAATTGATACAAAAAAAGGTGTAATTGCGATAGGACTTTCAACAGGACTTATCCCATGTCCGGCTGCACTTGCAGTATTGCTATTCAGCATTGCAAACGATCAGGTGTATAATGGTCTGATATATGTGCTGATATTCAGTGCCGGGCTTGCACTGGCAATTACTACAATGTCAGTTGTGTTCGTTAAAGGAAAAGACTTCATTGGAACTTATGTGAGCAGCACAAAGATAAACAAGCTTCCTCTAGTGAGTGGTTCTGTTATTGTGGTAATAGGTATCTTCACATTGCTTCATCCTTTCCTGGAGCATGTGGCACCGTCACTTCACATCTAA
- a CDS encoding helix-turn-helix domain-containing protein, producing MSINNNDTNEIESQFLKLFYALDSKTRLKMIQSLHKNEKHISELAREQDLSIPVASKHVSILEEASLIERHIYGKTHVLEINNKDVASSLDILAPTKCIKVKKGTNLLDALKRVAIVETKKLKGIEQVVAVNGDEGFYIYEKNGELCDQTVQKCTLSDNVTIIWKKLEPIAKMRLNIEIEE from the coding sequence ATGAGCATAAATAATAACGATACTAATGAAATTGAGTCACAATTCTTGAAATTATTTTATGCACTTGATAGTAAAACACGACTAAAAATGATACAGAGCCTGCATAAGAATGAGAAACACATTTCTGAGCTGGCTCGTGAACAGGACCTGTCAATTCCTGTTGCTTCAAAACACGTAAGCATCCTTGAAGAAGCCAGCCTTATTGAAAGACACATATATGGAAAAACCCACGTTCTGGAAATAAACAACAAAGATGTTGCCAGTTCACTGGACATTCTGGCACCAACCAAGTGCATTAAGGTGAAAAAAGGAACTAATCTGCTGGATGCCCTGAAAAGAGTTGCCATTGTTGAAACAAAGAAACTGAAAGGAATAGAGCAGGTAGTTGCAGTTAACGGAGATGAAGGATTTTACATATATGAAAAAAATGGGGAACTCTGTGATCAGACAGTCCAGAAATGCACATTGAGTGATAATGTAACAATAATATGGAAGAAACTGGAACCGATTGCAAAAATGCGCCTTAATATTGAGATAGAAGAGTGA
- a CDS encoding ATP-binding cassette domain-containing protein, with amino-acid sequence MVILETKNLSFSYPDGTLALDNISVTIEKGKKIAFVGRNGSGKSTLFLSMNGTHRPKKGEILFHGKPMKYDSKSLREIRKNIGIVFQNSDDQIFAPTIYQDVAFGPTNLGYPKDKVEDIVNKTLEYVGLTHLKGKPPHHLSGGQKKRVAIAGIVAMDPEVIILDEPLANLDPVGADEVMDLLNELNYFGKTIIISTHDVDLAYGWADYVFLMNEHKVISEGTPEAIFMHDDNLKAAYLRRPVTLEIYEEIKRRGLVKPQCCPRDIPDLVHSLRSQQLLWAKVPSEVKEGDYINLGILYGDYAPSSGYEAANCKVLHIHEGGLAIVEMERRPYRAGSIGIYDTEHYSKNELLDIISRDEIECIGAMGKRSKILAERDEIYLHVTAGVVDRSILNSLAGQRCLILTNGGMVGHALERIKEYMQKSGINIPVTVVNPGQKKSEMENTTN; translated from the coding sequence TTGGTTATATTAGAAACAAAAAATCTGAGTTTTTCCTATCCCGATGGGACTCTTGCCCTTGATAATATTAGTGTTACCATTGAAAAAGGTAAAAAGATAGCCTTTGTTGGTCGCAATGGTTCTGGAAAATCAACATTGTTTCTGTCAATGAATGGAACTCACCGTCCAAAGAAAGGAGAAATACTCTTTCATGGAAAACCCATGAAATACGATTCAAAATCTCTCAGGGAAATAAGGAAGAATATCGGAATTGTTTTTCAGAATTCAGATGACCAGATATTCGCTCCTACTATTTATCAGGACGTTGCCTTCGGGCCAACTAACCTTGGTTACCCAAAAGATAAGGTAGAGGATATCGTAAATAAGACTCTTGAATACGTCGGGCTTACACACCTGAAAGGCAAGCCTCCTCACCATCTGAGCGGTGGTCAGAAAAAGAGGGTTGCAATTGCAGGTATTGTTGCAATGGACCCTGAAGTTATCATTCTTGATGAACCTCTTGCAAATCTTGATCCGGTGGGTGCAGATGAAGTAATGGATCTGCTAAATGAGCTGAATTACTTTGGGAAAACCATCATCATATCCACTCATGACGTTGATCTGGCATATGGATGGGCGGATTACGTTTTCCTGATGAATGAGCATAAAGTAATCAGTGAAGGCACTCCTGAAGCTATCTTTATGCACGATGATAATCTGAAAGCTGCATATCTCAGACGACCTGTAACTCTTGAGATCTATGAAGAGATCAAGCGCAGAGGTCTTGTAAAACCTCAATGTTGTCCTCGTGACATTCCTGACCTTGTTCACTCACTGCGTTCTCAGCAATTATTATGGGCTAAAGTACCTTCTGAGGTTAAAGAGGGTGACTACATCAATCTTGGTATTCTGTATGGTGATTATGCGCCAAGCTCGGGCTATGAAGCTGCAAACTGCAAGGTGCTCCATATACATGAGGGTGGACTTGCGATCGTAGAGATGGAAAGAAGACCATACCGGGCAGGCTCTATTGGTATATATGATACGGAGCATTACTCTAAAAACGAGCTTCTTGACATAATATCCAGGGATGAGATTGAGTGCATTGGTGCTATGGGTAAGAGAAGTAAGATACTGGCAGAGAGGGATGAGATATATCTCCACGTAACAGCAGGAGTTGTGGATCGTTCAATTCTGAATTCCCTGGCAGGTCAGCGTTGTCTTATTCTCACAAATGGTGGCATGGTCGGACACGCACTTGAAAGGATCAAGGAATATATGCAAAAAAGCGGAATCAATATTCCAGTTACTGTTGTAAATCCTGGTCAAAAGAAGTCTGAAATGGAAAACACAACCAATTAA
- the cbiQ gene encoding cobalt ECF transporter T component CbiQ, with protein sequence MAHILDDYAVLSPLRYKNNWIKIAIVTFGLLAGVSSNSPLVPFIIAICMSFATIYFGKIPASFYLRILAAPAGFVLVSAVIIAFFFGEGAKLFSFDILGLTLGVSRAGLNMAFLVLARTLGGMSCLFFLSLTTPMIELFSVLKATRLPDSFLEIAMMMYRYIFVFLDVAMGVKYAQSVRLGYKDFRTSFRSMVMLGTNLFIRSWEQGEKIFVSMNARCYDGKLILLDEKRPIKITEALLTVIYFAVVILAFYFTRGASVF encoded by the coding sequence ATGGCACATATACTTGATGACTATGCAGTACTGAGTCCGCTCAGGTACAAGAACAACTGGATCAAAATAGCTATTGTTACTTTTGGTCTTCTTGCAGGTGTCTCTTCCAATTCACCGCTGGTTCCTTTTATAATAGCTATCTGTATGAGTTTTGCAACTATTTATTTTGGTAAGATCCCAGCTTCATTTTATCTGAGGATATTAGCTGCTCCAGCTGGTTTTGTTCTCGTAAGTGCTGTTATTATCGCATTTTTCTTTGGCGAAGGTGCTAAACTGTTTTCATTTGATATTTTAGGACTTACTCTGGGTGTAAGTCGTGCAGGTCTTAATATGGCTTTTCTGGTACTTGCACGTACACTGGGCGGTATGTCATGCCTGTTTTTCCTCTCGCTTACAACACCTATGATCGAGCTATTTTCAGTCCTGAAAGCCACAAGACTTCCAGACTCATTCCTTGAGATAGCAATGATGATGTATCGATATATTTTTGTCTTCCTTGATGTGGCTATGGGTGTAAAATATGCCCAGTCTGTACGGCTTGGCTACAAAGATTTCAGGACATCTTTCAGGTCCATGGTTATGCTTGGTACAAATCTTTTCATAAGGTCATGGGAACAGGGTGAAAAGATATTCGTATCCATGAACGCACGATGTTATGATGGGAAGTTAATATTGCTGGATGAAAAAAGACCCATTAAAATAACAGAGGCTCTGCTAACAGTTATTTATTTTGCAGTTGTTATACTGGCTTTTTACTTTACACGGGGTGCATCCGTTTTTTGA
- a CDS encoding energy-coupling factor ABC transporter substrate-binding protein, with translation MKLEYIVGLIVILFAAQFFYGAAANPDSEFGGADGAAGDFVSENFGYEPFTPWFQKYLFEPPGGETESLLFALQAAFGAIVIGYTFGYYKGKGQGNK, from the coding sequence ATGAAACTAGAATATATTGTAGGTTTAATTGTTATCCTTTTTGCTGCCCAGTTCTTCTATGGAGCTGCAGCAAACCCTGACTCAGAGTTTGGTGGTGCTGACGGTGCAGCAGGAGATTTTGTCTCAGAAAACTTCGGCTATGAACCTTTCACACCATGGTTCCAGAAGTATCTCTTTGAACCACCTGGAGGGGAAACAGAAAGTCTGCTCTTTGCACTTCAGGCTGCATTCGGTGCAATCGTGATAGGTTACACATTCGGATACTATAAGGGCAAAGGACAGGGTAACAAATAA
- a CDS encoding energy-coupling factor ABC transporter permease: MHIFEGFLPSPWWQLWFVFSIPVILYGMYKLNKLVSERREVVPLLAVAGAFIFVLSSLKLPSVTGSSSHPTGTGMAAILFGPAITAVLGVIVLLYQAIFLAHGGITTLGANSASMAIIGPFVAYVFYKAAAKSGMNFYLNVFLATAIADWVTYVVTSLQLAVAFPSAEGGILASFTAFATIFAATQVPLAIMEGALTALIMKYVVQIKSDVLVDLNVLTTSAVTKLKEAME; this comes from the coding sequence ATGCATATATTCGAGGGTTTCTTACCATCACCCTGGTGGCAGTTATGGTTCGTATTCTCTATTCCGGTAATTCTTTATGGAATGTACAAATTGAATAAACTTGTAAGCGAAAGAAGGGAAGTTGTTCCTCTCCTCGCTGTAGCAGGTGCTTTTATATTCGTTCTTTCATCTCTTAAGCTTCCTTCAGTAACAGGAAGTTCTTCACACCCAACTGGTACGGGAATGGCAGCTATTCTCTTCGGTCCTGCAATTACAGCAGTTCTCGGTGTAATAGTACTTCTTTATCAGGCAATTTTCCTGGCACACGGTGGTATAACTACACTTGGTGCAAACTCTGCATCCATGGCAATAATTGGTCCTTTTGTTGCATACGTCTTCTATAAGGCAGCAGCAAAGTCCGGTATGAACTTTTATCTGAACGTTTTCCTTGCAACGGCAATAGCAGATTGGGTGACGTATGTTGTGACATCTCTGCAACTGGCAGTGGCTTTCCCTTCGGCCGAAGGGGGAATATTGGCATCATTCACAGCATTTGCCACAATATTTGCAGCAACTCAGGTTCCACTTGCAATAATGGAAGGAGCTCTTACAGCACTTATCATGAAGTATGTTGTTCAGATCAAGAGCGATGTCCTTGTAGATCTTAATGTGCTTACAACCTCTGCAGTTACAAAACTTAAGGAGGCAATGGAATGA
- a CDS encoding cobalt-precorrin-7 (C(5))-methyltransferase, translating to MIVVGVGVGPNMLTQEAIGVISNAPVVYGSKRSIELVEEFIKCETHIIKDYKNLHLLPEDAVILSTGDPMFSGLGKFATEKDRVVTGVSSIQAACARFHVDMSTLAMITAHGRDPAPAKEALIREIGLGKNIFLLPADNFGVKEVGALLRGMGVEGKLCIYEDIGYPQERAVSGTIAEPPENYSDVYCIMVVR from the coding sequence ATGATTGTCGTGGGCGTTGGTGTTGGTCCGAATATGTTGACCCAGGAAGCCATAGGAGTCATTAGCAATGCTCCTGTTGTATATGGTTCAAAACGTTCCATTGAACTTGTTGAAGAGTTCATCAAATGTGAGACTCATATTATCAAAGATTATAAGAATCTCCATCTCCTGCCGGAAGATGCGGTTATACTCTCAACCGGCGATCCGATGTTCTCAGGACTTGGAAAATTTGCAACCGAAAAGGATCGGGTTGTTACGGGTGTCTCATCCATACAGGCTGCATGCGCTCGTTTCCATGTAGATATGTCAACACTTGCAATGATAACTGCACACGGCAGGGATCCGGCTCCTGCAAAAGAAGCCCTTATCAGAGAGATTGGTCTTGGTAAGAATATTTTCCTGTTGCCTGCTGATAACTTTGGCGTAAAGGAAGTCGGGGCATTACTCAGGGGCATGGGGGTGGAAGGTAAGCTCTGCATCTACGAGGATATAGGATACCCGCAAGAGCGTGCTGTAAGCGGCACTATTGCAGAACCACCTGAGAATTACTCTGATGTGTATTGCATCATGGTCGTGCGGTAG
- a CDS encoding cobalt-precorrin-5B (C(1))-methyltransferase, whose translation MIDPVNKSKIPDEWLDRSKMPREELVEGIKNGTLVVLSDGSVLKRGYTTGTTAAMAAKAAVLSLGGDVNHISVPTSVGLRAEMDVTGSKGHAVAVKMNNDHESDITRGLEFVADAREAEGITVYAGEGIGIVTRSGLESKKGHPAINPGPMKQIRESIKEAVDELGLKGAEVTIYLPRGKEIAKETLNSRIGIVDGISILGSTGFVEPWNDHLGEMKGDLIRHSDKVVLTTGRVGIRYSTMLFPDHTVVLAGSRISEALDAAHGDVVICGLPGLVLKWGNPDMLKESGFATVVEMLDLDPQNERLKQAFNMAVEKGKGARIVVVDRDGTVLMDSGE comes from the coding sequence ATGATTGACCCGGTAAACAAATCCAAAATTCCAGACGAATGGCTGGATCGTTCTAAAATGCCACGTGAAGAGCTTGTAGAAGGTATAAAGAATGGAACTCTTGTAGTTCTGAGCGATGGTTCTGTATTAAAGCGAGGATATACTACCGGAACCACTGCGGCAATGGCTGCAAAGGCGGCTGTTCTTTCCCTGGGCGGCGATGTGAACCATATTTCAGTTCCAACGTCTGTTGGACTCAGAGCAGAAATGGATGTCACAGGAAGCAAGGGACATGCTGTTGCAGTTAAGATGAATAACGATCATGAATCTGATATCACAAGGGGTCTTGAATTCGTTGCTGATGCAAGGGAAGCAGAAGGCATTACTGTTTATGCAGGCGAAGGTATCGGAATTGTAACCCGTAGTGGTCTTGAATCCAAAAAAGGTCATCCAGCTATTAATCCTGGACCCATGAAGCAGATAAGGGAATCCATCAAAGAGGCTGTGGATGAACTTGGATTAAAAGGTGCTGAAGTAACTATTTATCTTCCTCGTGGAAAGGAAATAGCTAAGGAGACCCTGAACAGCCGTATTGGTATCGTTGACGGTATCTCTATTCTTGGCAGTACGGGATTTGTTGAGCCATGGAACGATCACCTTGGTGAAATGAAAGGCGATCTCATCAGACACTCTGATAAGGTAGTGCTTACAACCGGCAGGGTTGGTATTCGTTATTCTACTATGCTTTTCCCTGATCATACTGTTGTACTTGCAGGAAGTCGCATATCAGAGGCTCTTGATGCAGCACATGGTGATGTGGTTATCTGTGGACTCCCAGGTCTTGTTTTGAAATGGGGTAATCCTGATATGCTAAAGGAAAGCGGCTTTGCCACTGTTGTGGAAATGCTCGATCTCGATCCACAAAACGAACGTCTTAAGCAGGCATTCAATATGGCTGTGGAGAAAGGAAAAGGCGCCCGCATTGTTGTTGTTGACAGAGATGGCACAGTTCTGATGGACAGTGGTGAATAA
- the mutL gene encoding DNA mismatch repair endonuclease MutL: MTEESCDIRASRIKLLDESTINKIAAGEVIERPASVVKELIENSIDAHATDVRVEIGGYGTKSILVVDNGTGMSHTDASMAFKKHATSKINRIEDLDNILTMGFRGEALASIASVARVELVTRQEGEIEGTKVVVDTSGIKNITSTGTPVGTSILVNDLFYSTPARRKYLKSARTEIAHIVDVVSRNSLSHPDVSFTLVIDGKVNLRSPSSVKMLDSIVHLYGADVARSLIPLEYESDLLMISGYVSKPEFTRSGKDFQVFFINGRPIYSNQLSNSVRLGYYTLLAKGRYPAAFLNFIINPVNVDVNVHPAKREVRLSHEKEIGVMIVAAVEGALAKNSLVPEVQLEKKEVPVQSRLNISGTKLTSSSSSSPSNLEGKPVTYDSVESEKPSEFSVSSAQVASPKTSSSSYYSRDVEPPKTERPALCEPSSDYEASSPIIISGEEPFEKSKTNVVKEEKQPYQYPAKDTQRRIKRSERLQTSVTSEVMEKLEELKASFSPSGVKVFGQYADLYILTEMDGKLVLIDQHAAHERIMYEQVLRMQDMGWQELITPITLDLSQKEIAIIEDFIPQLEKMGFSISEFGPKSYVVTTVPSIFGKLEDTDVIHDIISDLLSVGRVKEDTERYDLLCSTMACRAAIKAGAVCNTKQMEELIRQLMNCNNPYTCPHGRPTMISFTKDELAKLFKRTG, encoded by the coding sequence ATGACTGAGGAATCATGTGATATCAGGGCTTCAAGGATTAAATTACTGGACGAGTCCACTATCAATAAAATAGCAGCGGGAGAAGTGATCGAGCGTCCTGCATCAGTGGTAAAAGAGCTTATTGAGAACTCTATTGATGCCCATGCGACCGATGTTCGAGTGGAAATAGGGGGGTATGGCACGAAAAGCATCCTTGTTGTGGATAATGGCACAGGGATGAGTCATACTGACGCTTCAATGGCCTTTAAAAAACATGCCACCAGCAAAATAAATCGAATAGAAGACCTTGATAACATTCTCACAATGGGTTTCAGGGGCGAGGCTCTTGCTTCCATTGCTTCCGTTGCACGTGTGGAACTGGTCACCCGGCAGGAAGGTGAGATAGAGGGCACAAAGGTCGTGGTCGATACCAGTGGCATCAAGAATATTACTTCAACCGGCACTCCGGTGGGAACCAGTATTCTTGTCAATGATCTCTTTTATAGTACTCCTGCACGCAGAAAATATCTCAAGAGTGCAAGGACAGAAATCGCCCATATTGTCGATGTCGTGTCAAGAAATTCCCTGTCACATCCTGATGTTTCCTTTACTCTTGTTATTGATGGAAAAGTAAACCTCCGCTCCCCATCATCTGTAAAAATGCTTGACAGCATAGTGCATTTGTATGGTGCTGACGTTGCACGTTCCCTTATTCCACTGGAATATGAATCCGATCTCCTTATGATTTCAGGATATGTATCAAAGCCAGAGTTCACAAGGAGCGGAAAGGATTTCCAGGTGTTTTTCATCAACGGCAGACCTATTTATTCAAATCAGCTCAGCAATTCTGTAAGACTTGGTTATTATACACTCCTGGCGAAAGGCCGTTATCCTGCAGCTTTCCTTAATTTCATAATTAATCCTGTGAACGTTGATGTGAATGTGCATCCGGCAAAAAGAGAGGTCAGGCTCAGCCACGAAAAAGAGATTGGTGTTATGATCGTAGCTGCCGTAGAGGGAGCGCTCGCAAAGAACTCTCTTGTGCCTGAAGTTCAACTGGAAAAAAAGGAGGTTCCAGTTCAATCACGGTTAAACATTTCCGGAACAAAATTAACTTCATCTTCGTCTTCTTCTCCAAGTAATTTAGAAGGCAAACCAGTAACATATGATTCAGTAGAGTCTGAAAAGCCGTCGGAGTTTTCTGTTTCTTCTGCACAGGTAGCATCTCCAAAAACATCAAGTTCATCTTATTATTCTCGCGATGTTGAACCTCCTAAGACAGAAAGGCCGGCTCTTTGTGAACCAAGTTCAGACTATGAGGCTTCGTCTCCTATTATCATCTCTGGTGAGGAACCCTTTGAAAAGTCAAAAACAAATGTTGTCAAAGAGGAAAAGCAGCCATATCAGTATCCTGCTAAAGATACGCAACGCCGCATAAAAAGAAGTGAGAGGCTACAGACGAGTGTGACTTCGGAAGTGATGGAGAAATTAGAAGAACTGAAAGCTTCATTTAGTCCATCGGGCGTGAAAGTCTTCGGTCAGTATGCCGATCTTTATATTCTTACAGAAATGGATGGCAAGCTCGTGCTTATTGACCAGCATGCAGCGCATGAACGTATCATGTATGAGCAGGTGCTGAGGATGCAGGACATGGGGTGGCAGGAACTGATCACTCCGATCACTCTTGACCTGAGCCAGAAAGAGATAGCTATAATTGAGGATTTTATTCCACAACTGGAAAAAATGGGATTCTCTATCTCGGAATTCGGTCCGAAGAGTTATGTTGTGACAACTGTTCCAAGTATTTTCGGCAAACTTGAGGACACTGATGTTATACATGATATAATCTCAGACCTTCTTTCAGTTGGCAGGGTAAAGGAAGATACTGAACGCTATGACCTTTTGTGCAGTACCATGGCATGCCGTGCAGCTATCAAGGCAGGTGCCGTGTGCAATACTAAACAAATGGAAGAGCTCATACGTCAGCTCATGAACTGTAACAATCCATACACATGTCCACATGGTCGTCCGACTATGATTTCTTTTACGAAGGATGAACTGGCAAAGCTCTTCAAAAGGACCGGATAG